In one window of Leptospira sp. WS92.C1 DNA:
- a CDS encoding RNA pyrophosphohydrolase has protein sequence MGKPYRKNVGMVVFNSRGEVLVGERLHFLGSWQFPQGGIDKDENPETASLRELYEEVGIDDGSIVSEYPEWIPYEFPENLPLNRHLQKYRGQLQKWYLIYWNGEASDCDLETHEREFESIQFIPIEKTLETVVPFKKDVYYKIVNYFGPLIQKYLEKEKMDS, from the coding sequence ATGGGAAAACCCTACAGAAAGAATGTCGGGATGGTCGTATTCAATTCTCGAGGCGAGGTATTGGTAGGAGAAAGGCTTCATTTTCTCGGATCCTGGCAGTTTCCTCAGGGAGGAATTGATAAAGATGAGAATCCGGAAACTGCGTCTCTGAGAGAGCTGTATGAGGAAGTAGGGATCGATGATGGAAGTATCGTTTCCGAATATCCGGAATGGATCCCCTATGAATTTCCTGAGAATCTTCCTCTAAACCGTCATTTACAGAAATACAGAGGACAATTGCAAAAGTGGTATCTTATTTATTGGAATGGAGAGGCCTCCGATTGCGATTTGGAAACTCATGAAAGGGAATTTGAATCGATTCAATTTATACCGATCGAAAAGACCTTGGAAACGGTCGTTCCTTTTAAGAAAGATGTATATTATAAAATAGTAAACTATTTTGGACCATTGATTCAAAAGTATCTGGAAAAAGAAAAGATGGATTCGTAA
- a CDS encoding alpha/beta hydrolase yields the protein MKNFFYAVRFALHARNNSTSGIMEEEFSLSIEKESVGILKFFPEKKTQFKGTILAINGMAYLGNQDPRFKAVCRGMASCGFLVFSPQMQEISEFKIKLDSIEKIKGLILNLSANSEYCPDGKISLFAPSFSASTGLIAAAEPQVGQKLKSICTIGAYGNVQTTLKYLMSAEGSDEYGRMILLWNFVHFAIGENEEVRRALYTSILDGGFLRNSPELPNVLKTMQIANRELFFKLKDDREYRSEIWDRIVKNAGPFRSFLQDLQVYNRLQDLRAHVALIHGIADNVVPASESTLILERLRERDVPQERSRLVLTPLISHGDIGITLKTLPSLFNLLSGFAFFFKHATR from the coding sequence ATGAAGAATTTTTTCTACGCGGTCCGTTTCGCTCTCCATGCACGAAACAATTCAACTTCAGGAATCATGGAGGAAGAATTCAGTCTTTCTATAGAAAAGGAGTCTGTCGGAATTCTAAAATTCTTTCCCGAAAAAAAAACGCAGTTCAAAGGAACCATTCTTGCAATCAACGGAATGGCCTATCTTGGAAATCAGGATCCTCGTTTTAAAGCGGTATGTCGCGGAATGGCGTCTTGCGGTTTTCTGGTTTTTTCTCCTCAAATGCAGGAAATCAGCGAGTTTAAAATCAAGTTGGACAGCATCGAAAAAATCAAAGGTCTCATTCTCAACTTATCCGCAAATTCGGAATACTGCCCCGACGGAAAAATCTCTCTTTTCGCTCCTTCGTTTTCCGCAAGCACGGGTTTGATTGCGGCGGCGGAACCACAGGTCGGACAAAAACTAAAATCCATTTGTACCATCGGCGCTTATGGGAATGTCCAGACTACATTGAAGTATCTGATGTCCGCAGAAGGTTCCGATGAATACGGAAGAATGATTCTTCTTTGGAACTTCGTTCATTTTGCAATCGGAGAAAACGAGGAGGTTCGCAGGGCGCTTTATACGAGCATTTTGGACGGAGGTTTTTTAAGAAATTCTCCTGAACTTCCGAACGTCTTGAAAACGATGCAAATCGCGAACAGAGAATTGTTTTTTAAACTCAAGGACGATCGTGAATATCGATCCGAGATTTGGGACCGAATCGTAAAAAATGCGGGTCCGTTTCGGTCGTTTCTCCAGGATCTTCAAGTTTATAATAGGCTACAGGACCTTCGCGCTCATGTTGCTCTGATACATGGAATAGCGGATAACGTAGTTCCTGCTTCGGAATCTACTTTGATTTTGGAGAGGTTGCGGGAAAGAGATGTTCCTCAAGAAAGATCCAGGTTGGTTTTAACTCCTCTGATTTCACACGGAGATATCGGAATTACTCTAAAGACATTGCCTTCTTTATTCAATCTTTTGAGCGGATTTGCGTTTTTCTTTAAACACGCCACCCGCTAA
- a CDS encoding acylphosphatase: MGSKNNSRAKIIARGKVQGVGFRYYILQRAQECRLSGFTQNLPGGDVETVVEGDKMFIEDLYKAIQRGPKGSEVKEAVISWEEPKGNFRTFEIKK, translated from the coding sequence ATGGGATCGAAAAATAATTCGAGAGCAAAAATCATCGCAAGAGGAAAGGTTCAAGGAGTTGGGTTCCGTTATTACATTCTTCAAAGAGCACAGGAATGCAGACTTAGTGGATTCACCCAAAATCTTCCCGGCGGAGATGTGGAAACGGTTGTCGAAGGTGATAAGATGTTTATCGAGGATCTCTACAAAGCGATTCAAAGAGGTCCCAAAGGATCGGAAGTAAAAGAAGCCGTGATTTCTTGGGAAGAGCCGAAGGGAAATTTTAGAACCTTTGAGATTAAGAAGTAG
- a CDS encoding bacitracin resistance protein BacA codes for MEERLIYIPPEGPPGLVPGLQNVHSIVGEDSLRKLVSDFYDQIPGTQIAFMFPKNLEESKIKSADFLIQVTGGPPLYSQRYGPPRMRARHIPFPIDEKSRRVWLSCYRKALDIWNADDSQKEILWSFLKDFSGWMVNLENKKEE; via the coding sequence ATGGAAGAACGATTGATTTACATTCCACCGGAAGGTCCTCCCGGGTTGGTGCCCGGGTTACAAAACGTGCATTCGATCGTAGGGGAGGATTCACTAAGGAAACTCGTTTCGGATTTTTACGATCAAATTCCGGGAACTCAGATCGCTTTTATGTTTCCAAAAAACTTGGAAGAAAGTAAAATCAAATCTGCGGATTTTTTGATTCAAGTGACGGGCGGACCACCCTTGTATTCGCAACGTTACGGACCACCGAGAATGCGAGCTCGTCATATCCCGTTTCCGATCGATGAAAAATCAAGAAGGGTTTGGTTGTCCTGTTATCGAAAAGCTCTGGATATTTGGAACGCGGATGATTCTCAGAAGGAGATTCTTTGGAGTTTTCTAAAAGACTTTTCGGGATGGATGGTGAATCTGGAGAACAAAAAGGAGGAATAA
- a CDS encoding DUF1564 domain-containing protein: MGILLSVSEPQISSKIEKLESAVETILIPEDFLNRLTKEDRKKLPKTIHSLLGKYTKYISSIPRLNQKGGKRKYQKDVKKLQRVNIRMKTVDWLLLGTLAEAHGVSRCYLLNFIFYLESAGVGDSIVETLNVGLPTYHEIYCFIWQLEPRQGRITRSLQLRPNPLVVGNL, encoded by the coding sequence ATGGGAATCCTTTTATCCGTCAGCGAACCGCAAATTTCTTCAAAGATCGAAAAACTCGAGTCCGCGGTAGAAACAATTTTAATACCCGAAGATTTTTTGAACCGTTTGACAAAAGAAGATCGAAAAAAACTTCCGAAAACAATTCATTCACTTTTAGGCAAATATACAAAATATATTTCCTCAATACCGAGACTAAACCAGAAAGGTGGAAAAAGAAAATACCAAAAAGACGTCAAAAAATTACAAAGGGTAAATATTCGAATGAAAACGGTAGATTGGCTTCTCTTGGGGACTTTGGCAGAGGCTCATGGTGTTTCTCGGTGTTATCTTTTGAACTTCATCTTTTATCTGGAATCAGCGGGCGTCGGGGACTCTATTGTAGAAACTTTGAATGTGGGACTTCCAACCTACCACGAGATCTACTGCTTTATCTGGCAACTGGAGCCAAGGCAAGGGAGAATCACTCGGTCTCTCCAGCTTCGACCCAATCCCCTCGTGGTAGGAAATTTGTAA
- a CDS encoding SET domain-containing protein, with protein MQLRKKSSRSRIFKEKNFEIRSSSIPGIGMGLFPKENVNKGDTIGYYTGKVLTDRIANSTKYCESKYLLWICKDHWIYGEGKESNYTRFMNHSSKPNVKLVVSVRWKTARFEAIRKVKAGEELFFDYGDEYWINTDIDPVERN; from the coding sequence ATGCAGTTACGCAAAAAGTCATCTCGTTCCCGTATCTTTAAAGAAAAGAATTTTGAAATTAGATCGTCTTCTATCCCTGGAATCGGAATGGGGTTGTTCCCAAAAGAAAACGTAAACAAAGGCGATACAATCGGCTACTATACCGGTAAGGTTCTTACGGATAGAATCGCGAATTCCACCAAATATTGCGAATCAAAGTATCTTCTTTGGATCTGCAAAGATCATTGGATTTACGGCGAAGGAAAAGAGAGTAACTATACTCGGTTTATGAATCACAGTTCCAAACCGAATGTTAAATTGGTCGTCTCCGTTCGATGGAAAACCGCAAGGTTCGAAGCCATCAGAAAAGTAAAGGCCGGAGAAGAATTGTTTTTTGATTACGGCGACGAATATTGGATCAATACGGATATCGATCCGGTCGAAAGAAACTGA